A window of the Gammaproteobacteria bacterium genome harbors these coding sequences:
- a CDS encoding citrate synthase: MATEKTRNPQTRLRGERFADKITTRLWQEIPSPGNPYIARSSRCHGYQLSELIEKRSYADVVFLLFKGELPTAKQSRLLESLMIGLINPGPRHPATRSAISAAVSKTHPEHLLPIALSVLSGAHLGAAEVSQAMRFISKNMGVPPGDAAKRLLRTEEKAGQGDWHIAPGFGSRFGGEDLLTADLAEALCRHADEEGPLLWARAFVECLPPCSMGWLPTGLAAAVFCDLGFSHRSGPGLFQLISAPGLLAHGLEFANKPITSVPFIDNDHYVMNMKRRPRSG; this comes from the coding sequence ATGGCCACTGAGAAGACACGGAACCCGCAGACCCGCCTTCGCGGCGAGCGTTTCGCCGACAAGATCACGACCCGCCTGTGGCAGGAAATCCCGTCTCCCGGAAACCCCTACATCGCCCGCTCATCCCGCTGCCACGGCTACCAGCTCAGCGAACTCATCGAAAAACGAAGCTATGCCGATGTCGTTTTCCTGCTGTTCAAAGGTGAGCTTCCCACTGCAAAACAGTCGCGACTGCTGGAATCGCTGATGATCGGATTGATCAATCCGGGACCGAGACACCCGGCAACCCGCAGCGCCATATCCGCCGCCGTCAGCAAAACCCATCCCGAACACCTATTGCCCATAGCGCTGTCTGTTTTAAGCGGCGCCCACCTGGGCGCCGCCGAAGTAAGCCAGGCGATGCGCTTTATCTCAAAAAACATGGGCGTCCCGCCCGGCGATGCCGCAAAACGGCTGTTGCGCACGGAGGAAAAAGCAGGACAGGGCGATTGGCATATTGCCCCGGGCTTCGGCAGCCGCTTTGGCGGCGAAGACTTGCTCACGGCAGACCTCGCCGAAGCACTGTGCCGCCACGCTGATGAAGAAGGCCCCCTGCTTTGGGCCAGGGCCTTTGTAGAATGTTTACCGCCCTGTTCGATGGGCTGGCTCCCTACCGGGCTGGCCGCGGCAGTTTTTTGCGATCTCGGTTTCAGCCACCGCTCGGGGCCTGGCCTCTTCCAACTCATTTCCGCGCCGGGCCTGCTCGCCCACGGCCTGGAGTTCGCCAACAAACCCATCACATCGGTGCCGTTTATTGACAATGATCACTACGTGATGAACATGAAACGAAGGCCGCGCAGTGGATAA